A genomic segment from Bradyrhizobium sp. CB1015 encodes:
- a CDS encoding HD domain-containing protein, whose product MTTPALAHALVIPDSLLAKEATDILREHSTDLLFNHSIRVYLFAAEQGRQRNLRFDRELLYVAAAFHDLGLIKKFSSPDERFEVDGANAARQFLSTHNIAEDQVQTVWEAIALHTTPGIPKHMGAEVALLNSGVLLDVIGVGFEQFPAELREEIVAKYPRTNFKEGFIQEYFAGFAHKPETTYGTVNAAVCERFIPGFKSPNACDLIAASPFPDSPAQGSRL is encoded by the coding sequence ATGACAACCCCAGCTCTCGCCCATGCTCTCGTCATTCCCGATTCCTTACTCGCGAAAGAGGCGACAGACATCCTGCGCGAACATTCCACCGACCTGCTCTTTAATCACTCGATCCGCGTCTACCTGTTCGCGGCTGAGCAGGGCCGTCAGAGGAACCTGCGCTTCGACCGTGAGCTCCTTTACGTCGCTGCCGCATTTCACGATCTCGGCCTGATCAAGAAGTTCTCGAGTCCAGACGAGCGCTTCGAGGTCGATGGCGCAAATGCCGCACGGCAGTTTCTTAGCACTCACAACATCGCTGAAGATCAGGTGCAGACCGTCTGGGAAGCTATTGCGCTGCATACCACCCCCGGCATCCCGAAGCATATGGGCGCTGAAGTGGCGCTCCTCAACTCCGGTGTGCTTCTCGACGTTATCGGAGTGGGGTTCGAGCAGTTCCCAGCGGAGCTGCGCGAGGAAATTGTCGCCAAATACCCGCGCACAAATTTCAAAGAAGGCTTCATTCAGGAGTACTTCGCCGGCTTTGCGCACAAGCCCGAGACGACGTATGGCACCGTCAACGCCGCCGTGTGCGAACGTTTCATCCCAGGCTTCAAGAGCCCCAACGCCTGCGACTTGATCGCTGCTTCGCCCTTTCCGGATTCGCCAGCCCAAGGCTCAAGATTATGA
- a CDS encoding ABC transporter ATP-binding protein, translating to MASARQSASGASIRISGLEKRFGAVSAVDGVDIDIAAGEFIALLGPSGSGKTTILMSVAGFEFPTSGTIHVDSEDLTFVPSNRRNLGMVFQNYTLFPHMSILDNVAFPLKMRGLRTAERHARAEAALATVRLAGYGHRRPNELSGGQQQRVALARAIVYQPRVLLMDEPLSALDKNLREDMQLEIKRLHAELGITVIFVTHDQSEALTMADRIAVLRDGKIQQIGPARQLYERPANLFTAGFIGEMNFVDVAVQSVGDDISVTLPWGETWRLPATAAVEPVAAGDAAVLAVRPERLQLGASPAGQVITVTLSDIVYAGAALLLIGRLPDGTEMRARIPGASQLSSLAPSDVASFTIPAEAMLLYRGKRQ from the coding sequence ATTGCATCGGCCAGGCAATCGGCGTCGGGCGCATCGATCCGCATCAGTGGCTTGGAGAAGCGCTTCGGTGCCGTGTCCGCCGTCGATGGCGTCGATATCGATATTGCTGCCGGTGAGTTTATCGCCCTGCTTGGACCCAGCGGCTCCGGAAAGACCACGATCCTGATGAGCGTCGCAGGATTCGAATTTCCGACCAGCGGCACCATTCACGTCGATTCCGAAGACCTGACCTTTGTCCCGTCGAACAGGCGCAATCTGGGAATGGTGTTCCAGAATTACACGCTGTTCCCGCACATGTCGATTCTCGACAATGTCGCCTTTCCCTTGAAGATGCGCGGTCTCCGGACGGCTGAACGTCATGCGCGCGCCGAAGCTGCGCTCGCGACCGTGCGTCTGGCAGGCTATGGCCACCGACGTCCGAATGAGCTTTCCGGCGGTCAGCAGCAGCGTGTGGCGCTTGCGCGTGCGATCGTCTATCAGCCGCGCGTCCTCCTGATGGATGAGCCGCTCAGTGCGCTCGACAAAAATCTCCGCGAAGACATGCAGCTCGAGATCAAGCGATTGCACGCCGAGCTTGGCATCACCGTCATCTTCGTCACCCACGACCAGAGCGAGGCGCTGACCATGGCCGACCGGATCGCCGTCCTGAGGGATGGCAAGATCCAGCAGATCGGGCCGGCGCGCCAGCTTTACGAAAGGCCCGCGAACCTCTTTACCGCCGGCTTCATCGGCGAGATGAATTTCGTCGACGTCGCCGTCCAAAGCGTCGGCGACGACATCTCTGTGACGCTGCCCTGGGGTGAAACATGGCGCCTGCCGGCCACGGCGGCCGTTGAGCCGGTTGCAGCCGGCGACGCAGCGGTGCTGGCCGTGAGGCCCGAGCGGCTGCAACTCGGCGCCAGTCCCGCCGGGCAAGTCATCACTGTGACGCTGAGCGACATCGTCTATGCCGGGGCAGCCCTGCTCCTGATCGGACGTCTGCCTGACGGCACCGAGATGCGCGCGCGAATCCCTGGCGCCTCGCAGCTCAGCTCCTTGGCCCCGAGTGACGTTGCGTCCTTCACTATCCCTGCGGAGGCGATGCTGCTCTACCGGGGAAAGCGGCAATGA
- the otnK gene encoding 3-oxo-tetronate kinase has product MADDLTGGMETAAMLVAAGIECGFVTDPDLVGSCGDVPAIVVAQKTRVIPASEAVGMTAKAARALLARDARQIFFKYCATFDSTDQGNIGPVSDLLMQLTGAEYTAFCPASPALRRTVYNGHLFLGTELISDSPKRNDPLTPMTDPDLVRVLQRQTRTRVGLLAHSRINAGADSAGRAIAEAAARDIRYFIADTIYDRDLDTLAALTCDWKLMTGNATIVQHYPDIWRARGLIPTASRPPGLRAVGGGGVVLAGSCAERTLEQVAEFEKSHPLLRINLLNAEDVAATVGDTLDWARPRLRNGPVGFATSGPPEAVKMAQERYGREGAAQLAETILGRLAVSLRSVGVRRFVVAGGETSGAIVEHLGIRRLRVGPYGGPGIGTAMTEDEDPVAICLKSGKLGPVDLFATTLEAMLNPEAVN; this is encoded by the coding sequence GTGGCGGACGATCTGACGGGCGGCATGGAAACGGCCGCGATGCTGGTCGCTGCCGGCATCGAATGCGGATTTGTCACCGACCCCGATCTCGTCGGCAGCTGCGGCGATGTGCCGGCCATCGTGGTCGCGCAGAAGACGCGGGTGATCCCCGCAAGCGAAGCCGTCGGCATGACGGCGAAGGCGGCACGGGCGCTGCTTGCGCGGGACGCGAGGCAGATCTTCTTCAAATATTGTGCGACGTTCGATTCCACCGACCAAGGGAATATCGGCCCGGTCTCCGACCTGCTGATGCAGCTGACCGGCGCCGAATACACCGCCTTTTGCCCGGCTTCTCCCGCCCTTCGAAGGACCGTCTATAACGGTCATCTGTTTCTCGGCACCGAGTTGATCTCGGATTCGCCGAAACGCAATGATCCGCTGACACCGATGACCGATCCCGATCTCGTCAGGGTTCTGCAGCGCCAGACGCGGACCAGGGTCGGCCTTCTGGCGCATTCGCGCATCAACGCCGGCGCGGACTCGGCCGGTCGCGCGATCGCGGAAGCGGCGGCTCGGGATATCCGCTACTTCATTGCGGACACGATCTACGATCGGGATCTCGATACGCTTGCCGCGCTCACCTGCGATTGGAAGCTGATGACGGGCAATGCGACGATCGTACAGCACTATCCGGACATCTGGAGGGCGCGGGGGCTCATCCCCACGGCCAGCAGGCCACCCGGTTTGCGCGCGGTTGGCGGCGGCGGCGTCGTTCTCGCCGGGAGTTGCGCTGAGCGGACGTTGGAGCAAGTCGCTGAATTCGAGAAGAGCCATCCCTTGCTTCGCATCAATCTTCTGAACGCTGAAGATGTGGCGGCGACGGTTGGCGACACGCTCGATTGGGCGCGGCCGCGGCTGCGGAATGGTCCTGTCGGCTTCGCCACTTCGGGCCCGCCCGAGGCCGTCAAAATGGCTCAGGAGCGATACGGTCGTGAAGGCGCGGCGCAACTCGCCGAAACCATCCTTGGTCGGCTTGCTGTCTCCCTTCGCAGTGTCGGCGTGCGGCGCTTCGTGGTGGCCGGTGGCGAGACCTCTGGTGCGATCGTCGAGCACCTCGGCATTCGACGTTTGCGGGTCGGTCCCTATGGTGGACCCGGCATCGGTACCGCGATGACCGAAGACGAGGATCCGGTGGCCATTTGTCTGAAGTCCGGCAAGCTGGGCCCTGTCGACCTGTTCGCGACGACGCTGGAAGCGATGTTGAATCCGGAGGCAGTCAATTGA
- a CDS encoding ABC transporter permease, producing the protein MTEAGRSHFWHSDGRRLSGLSTLLLLLPFFAIIAFVFVYPILQLLVISILEPHPTLDNYARVVENPVHMRVLMRTLWTATLVTALSVVLGFPVAYYMSRAKGTVAALVAVCVILPLWSSVLVRTAAWSFLFQRNGLINSALMALGLTSQPFKLLYTQSAVVIAMTHVLLPFMILPIYGALRSIPNDYGRAAAVLGATRLRTFLEVILPLSLPGVVSGSLLVFLTAIGFFITPALLGSPQEMMISTLVSKQIREVLDWPFAAALVGVLTVFVTLLAILFSKTLRFDRLMGNAS; encoded by the coding sequence ATGACGGAGGCGGGGCGATCGCATTTCTGGCATTCCGACGGCCGCCGACTGAGCGGCCTGTCGACGCTGCTCCTGCTGCTGCCGTTCTTCGCCATCATCGCCTTCGTCTTCGTCTATCCGATCCTGCAGCTCCTGGTGATCAGCATCCTCGAGCCGCATCCGACCTTGGACAACTACGCGCGCGTCGTCGAAAATCCGGTTCACATGCGCGTCCTGATGCGCACGCTCTGGACCGCAACGCTGGTGACCGCCTTGTCCGTGGTCCTCGGCTTCCCGGTCGCCTATTACATGAGCCGGGCGAAGGGGACGGTCGCCGCCCTTGTCGCAGTCTGCGTCATCCTGCCGCTCTGGTCGAGCGTCCTGGTGCGCACCGCCGCCTGGTCGTTCCTGTTCCAGCGCAACGGGCTGATCAATTCGGCCTTGATGGCTCTCGGCCTGACCTCGCAGCCGTTCAAGCTGCTTTATACCCAGAGTGCCGTGGTCATCGCCATGACCCACGTGCTTTTGCCGTTCATGATCCTGCCGATCTACGGCGCATTGCGCAGCATTCCGAACGACTATGGGCGTGCGGCCGCCGTGCTCGGCGCAACGCGCCTGCGGACCTTTCTGGAGGTCATCCTGCCCTTGAGCCTGCCGGGCGTCGTCTCCGGTTCGCTGCTCGTGTTCCTCACGGCGATCGGCTTCTTCATCACGCCCGCGCTGCTTGGCTCGCCGCAGGAGATGATGATCTCGACGCTCGTCTCAAAGCAGATCCGTGAGGTCCTCGATTGGCCGTTCGCTGCGGCGCTGGTCGGAGTGCTGACCGTATTCGTGACGTTGCTGGCGATCCTCTTCAGCAAGACGCTCCGTTTCGACCGGCTGATGGGGAATGCCTCATGA
- a CDS encoding MFS transporter: MTLAFPVRRELKPDRAQAAAADSLASLIWLTLGAFAIGSEGFMIAGLLPALARDLNVGLPAAGHLVTAFSLAYAISAPVMAVLTAGLERRRLLIVAMAGFALGNLLAALASGYAALLAARLLLALSAASFMPAASGYAAALGGPERRGRALSAVTTGLTLAIIGGVPLGVLVGQGVRLARHLLRCRGAGGVLALWDSHPAAVPATWRHGRPG; encoded by the coding sequence ATGACATTGGCCTTTCCTGTGCGCCGGGAACTGAAGCCTGATCGCGCGCAAGCTGCCGCCGCCGACTCGCTGGCCTCTCTCATTTGGCTGACGCTCGGCGCTTTTGCCATCGGCAGCGAGGGGTTCATGATCGCCGGACTGCTCCCGGCCCTGGCGCGAGATCTGAACGTCGGTTTGCCCGCCGCCGGTCATCTGGTCACCGCGTTCTCTCTCGCTTATGCCATCAGCGCGCCGGTCATGGCCGTTTTGACGGCCGGGCTGGAACGGCGTCGCCTGCTGATCGTCGCCATGGCCGGCTTCGCCCTGGGCAATCTGCTCGCCGCGCTGGCGTCAGGCTATGCAGCGCTGTTGGCCGCGCGGCTGCTGTTGGCTCTGTCCGCAGCAAGCTTCATGCCGGCGGCCAGTGGATATGCCGCCGCACTGGGCGGTCCGGAGCGGCGTGGCCGCGCCTTGTCCGCTGTCACCACCGGGTTGACCCTGGCCATCATCGGCGGCGTGCCGCTGGGCGTACTGGTGGGGCAGGGGGTTCGGCTGGCGCGCCACCTTCTTCGGTGTCGCGGGGCTGGCGGTGTTCTCGCTCTTTGGGATTCTCACCCGGCTGCCGTGCCAGCGACCTGGCGTCACGGCCGGCCTGGGTGA
- a CDS encoding cupin domain-containing protein codes for MRAAFVPLIALAIALGASPAIAQEREEVKVAFEHALPNVEGKKIVAVTVNYPPGGKSLAHHHAASAFIYAYVLSGAIRSQVGNDPAKVYHAGEGFYEMPGSHHTISENASDKEPASLLAVFVVDSKDGPLTRPDKGP; via the coding sequence ATGCGAGCGGCCTTCGTGCCGCTGATAGCGTTAGCGATCGCCTTGGGAGCTTCACCCGCGATCGCGCAGGAGCGGGAGGAGGTGAAAGTCGCGTTCGAGCACGCACTCCCGAATGTCGAAGGAAAGAAAATAGTTGCTGTGACGGTGAACTATCCTCCCGGAGGCAAATCGCTGGCTCATCACCACGCAGCCTCGGCATTTATCTACGCCTATGTGTTATCCGGGGCCATCCGCAGCCAAGTCGGCAATGACCCCGCCAAGGTCTATCACGCCGGCGAAGGGTTTTACGAAATGCCCGGCTCACATCACACCATCAGCGAGAACGCCAGCGACAAGGAGCCCGCCAGCTTACTGGCAGTCTTCGTCGTCGATTCCAAGGACGGGCCTTTGACGAGGCCAGACAAGGGGCCGTGA
- a CDS encoding GlxA family transcriptional regulator, producing MPVQAVAIVVCEGVQALDVAGPMDVFSEANAFLGSADRYETVLVAAHRNPLRASNGIRMVADLTFDEAAGGFDIVLVAGTPTPPEAAPEPCLLRWVKELPWRSSVYGSICTGAFVLGYAGLLDDRRVTTHWQDAQALAARFPQAKVEPDLIYVRDGRLITAAGVTAGIDLGLALVGQRHGAETALKVAKRLVVVAQRQGGQSQFSPYLTAPADPESPIARIQDHVMANIGDRHTLESLAAVAGMSPRNLARHFGQVTGTTPHEFIERARIDAARMMLEASDRPLKAIAFDCGFGSADRMRIVFSTRLGVTPIQYRASFRRAEPE from the coding sequence GTGCCGGTACAAGCTGTCGCAATCGTCGTCTGTGAGGGGGTCCAGGCGCTAGACGTGGCGGGGCCGATGGATGTGTTCAGTGAGGCGAACGCGTTTCTCGGCAGCGCGGACCGCTATGAAACGGTATTGGTTGCTGCTCACCGCAATCCGCTGCGCGCCTCGAACGGCATACGCATGGTGGCCGACCTGACCTTCGATGAGGCGGCGGGCGGTTTCGACATCGTTCTGGTGGCCGGCACTCCGACGCCACCGGAAGCGGCGCCCGAACCGTGCCTGCTTCGGTGGGTCAAGGAGCTGCCGTGGCGCTCCAGCGTTTATGGGTCGATCTGCACCGGGGCATTCGTCCTTGGCTATGCCGGCCTCCTTGACGATCGGCGAGTTACGACCCATTGGCAGGATGCACAGGCGCTGGCGGCAAGGTTTCCGCAGGCAAAAGTCGAACCGGATCTGATCTATGTCCGCGATGGACGGTTGATCACCGCGGCTGGTGTGACTGCGGGGATAGATTTGGGTTTGGCGCTCGTCGGGCAGCGGCACGGCGCGGAAACGGCGCTCAAGGTCGCCAAGCGGCTGGTTGTCGTTGCCCAGCGCCAGGGCGGACAATCGCAGTTCAGTCCCTATCTCACGGCACCTGCCGATCCGGAATCGCCAATCGCACGCATCCAGGACCATGTCATGGCCAATATTGGGGATCGCCACACGTTGGAGTCGCTTGCCGCTGTGGCCGGCATGAGCCCCCGGAATCTGGCTCGGCATTTCGGGCAGGTGACCGGGACCACACCGCACGAATTCATCGAGCGCGCCCGTATTGATGCCGCGCGCATGATGCTGGAAGCAAGCGACCGACCGCTGAAGGCCATTGCCTTCGATTGCGGCTTCGGATCTGCGGATCGGATGAGGATTGTCTTCAGCACCCGTCTCGGCGTGACCCCTATCCAATATCGCGCCAGCTTCCGGCGAGCAGAACCGGAATAG
- a CDS encoding HD domain-containing protein, which translates to MSEIIAGIRVPDSAIARAATQLVRDTEDDLLYNHSRRVFLWGALTGDRRGLKYDPELLYLGAMFHDMGLTEKYSSPDLRFEVDGANAARKFMKSYGVPERDIEDVWTAIALHTTPGIPEHMRPTIALVTAGVEMDVLGIAYHDFTHEQRDHVRVHHPREPNFKENIIDHFANGIIKKPLTTFGNVKADVLSLKDMNYVRQNFCSIILGSAWPN; encoded by the coding sequence ATGTCCGAAATCATCGCCGGCATTCGCGTGCCTGACAGCGCCATCGCGCGCGCAGCCACGCAGCTCGTGCGCGATACCGAAGACGACCTGCTCTACAACCATAGTCGCCGTGTCTTCCTGTGGGGCGCGCTCACGGGCGACCGCCGCGGCCTGAAATACGACCCGGAGCTGCTTTACCTCGGCGCCATGTTCCACGACATGGGCCTCACCGAGAAATATTCGAGCCCCGATCTGCGCTTCGAGGTCGACGGCGCCAATGCCGCCCGCAAATTCATGAAAAGCTACGGCGTGCCCGAGCGTGACATCGAGGATGTCTGGACTGCCATCGCGCTCCACACCACGCCCGGAATCCCCGAGCATATGCGCCCGACCATCGCGCTGGTGACCGCCGGTGTGGAGATGGACGTGCTCGGCATCGCCTATCACGACTTCACGCATGAACAGCGCGACCATGTCCGCGTTCATCATCCGCGCGAGCCGAATTTCAAGGAAAACATCATCGATCACTTCGCTAACGGAATTATCAAGAAGCCGCTGACGACGTTCGGAAACGTGAAGGCCGACGTTCTGTCGCTGAAGGACATGAACTATGTCCGTCAGAACTTCTGCTCAATCATCCTTGGCTCAGCTTGGCCGAACTGA
- a CDS encoding extracellular solute-binding protein, translating to MLKTGWMWNSAAVVLASVLCGALPAAAEKLEDQLVIATTGGLMGNTLAKYFYDPFNKAKNVEIVPVAIEVPDQWARAKAMQRTGKVEFDIVTATGPDLVGRTDMLEKIDCAKLPSVQKFGVSDACQPYGVARTTGGMLITYNTETFKAKAPKTWADFWDVKQFPGPRGLPDTGDSDWWVPVAALLADGVKPDQLFPLDISRAYKKLDEIRSNVAVWWKTGDQVQQIMRSREVVMAMSYSGRALAVVKEGVPVAMSWDQAIRDTGYMAVLKGAPDLNAAMAYLDFFYASSDAHVPFMRAVNYATASKSAIELLKPEERNLYATSPENYEKLVKPDFAWIGEHRNELRERWMAWLTR from the coding sequence ATGCTGAAAACAGGTTGGATGTGGAACTCGGCAGCTGTCGTGCTTGCTTCGGTTCTTTGTGGAGCGTTGCCGGCTGCGGCCGAAAAACTGGAAGACCAATTGGTGATTGCAACGACCGGTGGCCTGATGGGCAACACCCTCGCGAAATATTTCTACGATCCCTTCAACAAGGCCAAGAATGTCGAAATCGTCCCGGTCGCAATCGAGGTCCCCGACCAGTGGGCGCGCGCCAAGGCGATGCAGCGAACCGGCAAGGTGGAGTTCGACATCGTCACGGCAACGGGTCCCGACCTGGTCGGACGCACCGACATGCTCGAGAAGATCGACTGTGCGAAACTGCCGAGCGTCCAGAAGTTCGGCGTCTCCGACGCCTGTCAGCCCTATGGTGTTGCTCGCACGACGGGCGGCATGCTGATCACCTACAATACCGAAACGTTCAAGGCCAAGGCGCCCAAGACATGGGCGGACTTCTGGGACGTCAAGCAGTTTCCCGGGCCGCGAGGGCTGCCAGACACCGGCGACAGCGATTGGTGGGTTCCGGTCGCCGCGCTCCTCGCCGACGGCGTCAAGCCGGACCAGCTTTTCCCGCTGGACATCAGTCGCGCCTACAAGAAGCTGGACGAGATTCGTTCCAATGTCGCGGTGTGGTGGAAGACCGGCGACCAGGTGCAGCAGATTATGCGTAGCCGCGAGGTCGTCATGGCCATGAGCTACTCGGGCCGCGCGCTCGCCGTCGTGAAGGAGGGCGTACCGGTTGCCATGTCCTGGGACCAGGCCATTCGCGACACCGGCTACATGGCTGTTCTCAAGGGTGCGCCCGACCTTAATGCCGCCATGGCCTATCTCGACTTCTTCTATGCAAGCTCCGACGCGCATGTACCGTTCATGCGCGCTGTCAACTATGCGACGGCCAGCAAGTCGGCCATCGAGCTGTTGAAGCCGGAGGAACGCAATCTCTACGCGACCTCGCCGGAGAACTACGAAAAGCTGGTCAAGCCCGATTTCGCCTGGATCGGCGAACATCGTAACGAGCTGCGTGAGCGGTGGATGGCCTGGCTGACCCGCTAA
- a CDS encoding class II aldolase/adducin family protein → MNERELRQSVLDTVARLEAKGFNHGSSGNVSARIGEDILITPTGGNSGNTTIDGLVRLKRDGTVVGDGLPSSEWHMHLAILNAYPHVNAVVHTHADCCVALSCLAKPIPAFHYMVASFGGNDVPCAPYATFGTRALAEGAVAALKQRKVCLLANHGMIAVGKGLQAAFDLAVKLETLARQYLLACQAGAPAILADDEMARVVERYGSYGRAALPA, encoded by the coding sequence TTGAACGAACGCGAACTTAGGCAATCCGTGCTGGACACCGTGGCGCGCCTCGAAGCCAAGGGGTTCAATCACGGCAGCAGCGGAAATGTCAGCGCTCGCATCGGAGAAGATATTCTCATCACGCCGACCGGCGGCAATAGCGGCAACACGACGATCGACGGTCTCGTCCGTTTGAAGCGCGACGGAACGGTGGTTGGAGACGGCTTGCCCTCCAGTGAATGGCACATGCATCTGGCGATCTTGAACGCCTATCCGCATGTGAACGCGGTGGTGCACACCCATGCCGACTGCTGCGTCGCGCTGTCCTGCCTCGCAAAGCCAATTCCGGCATTCCACTACATGGTCGCCAGTTTTGGTGGAAACGATGTGCCGTGCGCGCCCTACGCCACGTTCGGCACCAGGGCTCTCGCCGAAGGCGCCGTCGCCGCGCTGAAACAGCGCAAGGTCTGTCTGCTCGCGAACCACGGGATGATTGCCGTCGGCAAAGGGCTGCAGGCGGCCTTCGACCTAGCCGTGAAGCTCGAAACCCTTGCCCGGCAGTATCTGCTCGCCTGTCAGGCCGGCGCACCCGCGATCCTTGCCGATGACGAAATGGCGCGGGTGGTCGAGCGCTATGGCAGTTACGGCCGCGCCGCTCTGCCGGCCTGA
- a CDS encoding ABC transporter permease produces the protein MKPPTDRGSLALGAYVYAVLAFIIVPLVIVIPMSFSQNDYLAFPPSGFTLKWYAEYFDSRQWRAATWLSVQVALLTALFSSVIGTAATYAMIRGRSRLVTAFQVLLIGPIIVPHIALAVGLYLFFQTIGLSGTIPGFVLAHTVLTLPFVVFTMAAALGKVDANLEAAAMSCGATRFQAFRLVTLPLVLPSLASSALFAFIISFDEPVVSFFLSGVRQKTLPRRMFEDIEQNLTPVIPAIATLLIVLSVLILLGAHVLRSRSVTR, from the coding sequence ATGAAACCGCCGACCGACCGCGGATCGCTCGCGCTGGGGGCCTATGTCTATGCCGTGCTGGCCTTCATCATCGTGCCGTTGGTCATCGTCATTCCAATGTCGTTCAGCCAGAACGACTATCTGGCATTTCCGCCGTCCGGCTTCACGCTGAAATGGTACGCGGAATATTTTGACAGCAGGCAATGGCGTGCAGCCACCTGGCTCAGCGTGCAGGTAGCCTTGCTGACCGCCCTTTTTTCGTCGGTCATCGGCACGGCCGCGACCTATGCAATGATCCGCGGCCGCAGCCGGTTGGTCACCGCTTTCCAGGTCCTCCTGATCGGGCCGATCATTGTGCCACATATCGCGCTCGCTGTCGGCCTCTATCTGTTTTTTCAGACGATCGGTCTCTCCGGGACCATTCCCGGCTTCGTGCTGGCGCATACGGTGCTCACCTTGCCGTTCGTCGTTTTCACGATGGCCGCCGCCTTGGGAAAGGTCGATGCCAATCTGGAGGCGGCTGCCATGAGCTGCGGCGCGACACGGTTCCAGGCCTTCCGCCTGGTCACGCTGCCACTCGTCCTGCCGAGTCTCGCCAGCAGTGCGCTGTTCGCCTTCATCATCTCCTTCGACGAGCCGGTGGTGTCGTTCTTTCTGTCCGGTGTGCGCCAGAAGACCCTGCCGCGCCGAATGTTCGAGGATATCGAGCAGAACCTGACGCCGGTGATTCCCGCGATCGCGACACTGCTGATCGTCTTGTCCGTTTTGATTCTGCTGGGGGCCCATGTCCTCCGATCCCGCAGCGTCACCCGATAG
- a CDS encoding shikimate dehydrogenase, protein MAVTAAPLCRPEKDSSMEITGKTKIMFVLADPVDHVRASAVMNAYFGSIGDDLAVSPIHVLPGDLGQVVASIRLMRNVFGFGVTIPHKTCVIEHLDEITPTARLIGAVNFVKRTAEGRLVGDNLDARGFIASLAQHDVAVRGRKVLQVGAGGAGRATAFGLAEAGARELTIMNRDEEKARALAAAVAAHYPATKVSAGRAEARAFDLIVNATSLGMKPDDPLPLDIEGVGPGATVSDIIVNPAVTRLLARAAAQGAKVIGGKPMLDAQMALVAGFIAR, encoded by the coding sequence ATGGCAGTTACGGCCGCGCCGCTCTGCCGGCCTGAGAAGGACAGCTCCATGGAGATCACCGGCAAGACCAAGATCATGTTTGTGCTCGCCGACCCGGTCGATCATGTGCGGGCGAGTGCGGTCATGAATGCCTATTTCGGATCGATCGGCGACGATTTGGCGGTGTCGCCGATCCATGTCCTGCCCGGCGATCTCGGCCAGGTCGTCGCAAGCATCAGGCTCATGCGCAACGTCTTCGGCTTCGGCGTCACGATCCCGCATAAGACCTGCGTGATCGAGCATCTCGATGAGATCACGCCGACGGCGCGACTGATTGGTGCGGTCAACTTCGTCAAGCGGACGGCGGAAGGGCGCCTCGTTGGCGACAATCTGGATGCGAGGGGATTCATCGCCAGCCTCGCTCAGCACGACGTTGCGGTTCGCGGTCGGAAGGTGCTCCAGGTCGGTGCAGGTGGCGCGGGACGTGCAACTGCATTCGGCCTGGCGGAGGCCGGCGCGCGCGAACTCACGATCATGAACCGGGATGAGGAGAAAGCTCGTGCGCTTGCGGCTGCCGTGGCTGCGCATTATCCCGCCACGAAGGTCAGCGCCGGCCGAGCCGAGGCGCGCGCGTTCGATCTCATCGTCAATGCGACGTCGCTCGGCATGAAGCCGGATGATCCGCTTCCGTTGGACATCGAAGGTGTCGGTCCCGGCGCCACCGTCAGCGACATCATCGTCAATCCAGCAGTGACCCGGCTTCTTGCAAGGGCGGCTGCGCAGGGCGCAAAGGTCATCGGCGGAAAGCCTATGCTTGATGCGCAGATGGCCCTTGTCGCGGGGTTCATCGCGCGATAG